A DNA window from Hevea brasiliensis isolate MT/VB/25A 57/8 chromosome 2, ASM3005281v1, whole genome shotgun sequence contains the following coding sequences:
- the LOC110660915 gene encoding cysteine-tryptophan domain-containing zinc finger protein 7 isoform X2 → MISLGRRDARKELGLGFGVGREMEDTELEEGEACSDHNNNDDVYEASMDPDIALSYIDEKLQDVLGHFQKDFEGGVSAENLGAKFGGYGSFLPAYQRSPVWSYPRTPPKVQHYNSPRSPNNSQLEGVHRGSVSSSTVPQSVRLEPASSSATSLTASKASSSIIVSVIQEAGLSATNIAKEHALRHESVNRKSVNLPDRKMFKVRIKVGSDNLSTQKNAAIYSGLGLDVSPSSSLDDSPSGSEGMSHGPQDSPFKSPAHILRIMTSFPVHGGLLLSPLPGDLIHLIEKEKLHKGSGSLHSHTVDIESSGIIVNGSDSLKGDGKILGEKKIRSERNEISSESKNENNKDSWSGIVVLPKVMDLDTLAFEELVSNTLKLPLVSSSSSVSDSAKGLVRASNTSREAYKGVMRDKGFSDLTKEEPLGLLYTHEDALVENPKATSAGKIWDDKKASSLDSGGVYPRKDGNRIGEKPYDSVKSDSNISKGLKAVSSELTDTPKQKADQKVTSHEKEGTKFPSGKERSFSEGKKKLKDSLTGGSSLVVKNKKSSYADDCPKGELEDSKSQKNTTKPGDRYRDFFGDIELDQEEKQMSPLEMSYEDRLKASDIGEKGTHFSNNALKERSSDKKIDKLSTFEVHPKTALRVAPCSGNGTISDFGPAATEDNWVCCDKCQKWRLLPLGKNPNDLPEKWLCSMLNWLNGMNRCSFSEEETTNAVLALNQIPAPVSQNNLLINPGGVTSKFASVDSQFDQNHLDIGLHAIPSGGKKKAFRDGSTPLPNSIKKSVQSSLTNGSLNGVNQPMVSETDFLKLSKSSDLAAEKYKHKQKEKHRVDNCSNGGDPRQSKMKGKRDPEQDLFRASKKIRTESLQEDWVSDPVNIEKVGPSSSNGLPKNTGRSSSKDQVQVPARKPKEDVPISMDDVPMDMGNQIDIEVGKKRKVKGSHDAQANPCELSNMGHSLQKSRILAKEEFSENEYRKEKKARISRSDEKEASASKGSSKSNKKGSCRKNKQLRQDVGSTVSQRSLDGMDSLKRDSRSLHPSVAATSSSSKVSGSHKAKVNVHDTKGSPVESVSSSPLRVPKPGKLMTVRRNLTEKDDSTDTGFFALGGQRRCSDGEDDGGSDRCVTAKKDKILDVAHHGSLESSVLDFQEKDLSHVSGGKAKQQIMPSPNVINHHSANGGADYLGQDSRCPVETTSSDRCCKDNRQHEYHYHVNGSNPRKSGKGSSSRSKDKNRCLNSELDNGKVMVSDSINVRAPSYEEKPTDGKVKIEEKVGVRSDESEKRYVDKKDPTGVLSSESSKKESRSKFQVHNGPDSKAHAISSDDMACTPKQILPLDCEAVSGRGKSPSLPPFRVAPNDTTSHCPLPVSGTQKGNGAKISVFNASDSDNALKTQKQIRNVDQTNGTCNHSSRDPLSNEHRGRDLDAPSPVKRDSSSQAATNALKEAKNLKHLADRLKSSGSNLESTKLYFEAALKFLHGASLLETCSSESAKTGEMIQSIKVYSSTAKLCEFCAHEYEKSKDMAAAALAYKCMEVAYMRVIYSSHADANNDQHELQKALHMFPPATVDKGFSAKDAPQVTGSHVIAARNRPTFLRLLNFAQDVNFAMEASRKSRIAFVAANVSLGETQHREGLSSIKKALDFYFQDIEGLLRLVRLAIEAISR, encoded by the exons atgatttctttggggAGGAGAGATGCGAGAAaggagctagggttagggtttggcgtTGGGAGAGAGATGGAGGACACTGAGCTTGAAGAAGGGGAGGCTTGCTCGGACCATAACAACAACGATGATGTTTATGAAGCAAGCATGGACCCAGATATTGCTCTCTCTTACATA GATGAGAAACTTCAGGATGTCTTGGGACACTTTCAGAAAGATTTTGAAGGTGGAGTTTCAGCAGAGAATTTGG GGGCCAAGTTTGGTGGTTATGGTTCATTTTTACCTGCCTATCAGCGTTCTCCTGTTTGGTCTTATCCAAGGACTCCACCAAAAGTTCAGCACTACAACTCTCCTAGAtctccaaacaattcacaactgGAG GGTGTCCATCGTGGCTCAGTTTCTTCATCAACTGTGCCCCAGTCAGTAAGACTTGAACCTGCTTCTTCCAGTGCGACTTCACTGACTGCATCAAAAGCATCATCCTCCATTATTGTTTCAGTCATACAAGAAGCAGGCTTGTCGGCCACTAATATAGCTAAGGAACATGCTCTGAGACATGAATCAGTAAACCGGAAATCTGTTAATTTACCAGACCGAAAAATGTTCAAGGTTCGAATCAAGGTGGGTTCTGATAATTTGTCGACACAAAAAAATGCTGCAATCTACAGTGGTCTTGGCCTTGATGtgtcgccatcttcatcactggaCGACAGTCCCTCTGGAAGTGAAGGGATGTCTCATGGACCTCAAGATTCTCCATTTAAGTCTCCAGCTCATATTCTTCGG ATAATGACTTCATTTCCGGTTCATGGGGGTTTATTGCTATCTCCTCTACCTGGTGATTTAATTCACCTCATAGAAAAGGAAAAGCTTCATAAAGGCAGTGGATCGTTGCATTCCCATACGGTTGATATAGAAAGTTCTGGCATTATAGTTAATGGGTCTGATTCTTTGAAAGGTGATGGAAAAATATtgggagaaaagaaaataaggtcAGAGAGAAATGAAATATCATCAGAatcaaaaaatgaaaataataaggATTCTTGGAGTGGTATTGTTGTTTTGCCGAAGGTGATGGACCTTGACACTTTGGCCTTTGAGGAACTTGTTTCTAACACGCTAAAACTTCCTCTTGTCTCCAGTTCAAGTTCTGTTTCTGATTCAGCAAAAGGCTTGGTTAGGGCATCTAATACATCTAGGGAAGCATATAAGGGTGTAATGAGGGACAAAGGCTTTTCTGATCTAACAAAGGAGGAGCCATTAGGGCTGTTGTATACACATGAGGATGCCTTGGTTGAGAATCCCAAAGCTACATCAGCTGGAAAGATCTGGGATGACAAGAAAGCTAGTTCTCTTGACAGTGGTGGTGTCTACCCTAGGAAAGATGGCAATCGGATAGGAGAAAAACCTTATGACTCTGTCAAAAGTGACTCAAATATTTCAAAGGGTCTGAAAGCTGTAAGCTCTGAACTGACAGACACTCCCAAGCAGAAGGCTGATCAGAAAGTCACATCCCATGAAAAGGAAGGTACCAAGTTTCCTTCAGGCAAGGAGCGTTCATTTTCTGAGGGGAAAAAGAAACTAAAAGATAGCTTGACAGGTGGCTCTTCTTTGGTAGTAAAAAATAAGAAGAGCAGTTATGCAGATGACTGTCCTAAAGGGGAGTTAGAAGACtcaaaatctcaaaagaataCTACAAAACCTGGGGATAGGTATAGAGATTTTTTTGGGGATATTGAACTAGATCAAGAAGAGAAACAAATGAGTCCGTTGGAAATGAGTTATGAAGATAGACTGAAGGCCTCTGACATCGGTGAAAAAGGCACGCATTTCTCTAATAATGCATTAAAGGAGAGATCAAGTGATAAGAAAATTGATAAGCTGTCAACATTTGAAGTTCATCCTAAAACAGCTTTGAGAGTTGCTCCCTGCTCTGGAAATGGGACTATATCTGATTTTGGTCCTGCTGCAACAGAAGACAATTGGGTCTGTTGTGACAAGTGTCAGAAATGGCGGCTTCTTCCACTTGGTAAAAATCCTAATGACCTACCAGAGAAGTGGCTGTGTAGCATGCTTAATTGGCT GAATGGTATGAACCGGTGTAGTTTTAGTGAGGAAGAAACAACAAATGCTGTTTTGGCATTGAACCAAATCCCTGCTCCAGTGAGTCAAAATAATCTGCTGATCAATCCAGGTGGGGTTACATCCAAATTTGCCTCAGTTGATAGTCAGTTTGATCAGAACCACCTAGACATTGGTTTGCATGCCATTCCCAGTGGTGGAAAGAAGAAAGCTTTTAGGGATGGTTCTACTCCATTGCCAAACTCTATAAAGAAGAGTGTACAGTCATCACTGACAAATGGAAGCTTAAATGGTGTGAACCAACCTATGGTAAGTGAAACTGATTTTCTGAAACTAAGCAAGTCTAGTGACTTGGCTGCGGAGAAGTACAAACATAAGCAGAAAGAGAAGCATAGAGTAGACAACTGTTCCAATGGAG GTGATCCTAGGCAATCAAAGATGAAAGGCAAAAGGGACCCTGAGCAAGATTTATTCAGGGCCTCCAAGAAAATCAGGACTGAAAGTTTGCAAGAAGATTGGGTGTCTGATCCTGTAAACATTGAAAAGGTAGGTCCTAGTTCAAGTAATGGTCTGCCTAAAAACACTGGTCGCTCTTCTTCTAAGGATCAGGTACAAGTTCCTGCTAGAAAACCAAAGGAGGATGTTCCAATTTCCATGGATGATGTACCTATGGATATGGGAAATCAGATTGATATAGAAGTTGGAAAAAAGAGGAAGGTAAAGGGAAGTCATGATGCTCAAGCCAATCCATGTGAGCTCTCAAATATGGGGCATAGTCTCCAGAAAAGCAGGATCCTGGCCAAGGAGGAGTTCAGTGAGAATGAGTACAGGAAAGAGAAGAAAGCCAGGATATCCAGGTCTGATGAAAAGGAGGCCAGTGCAAGTAAAGGCAGTAGTAAATCAAACAAAAAAGGTAGTTGTAGAAAGAACAAGCAACTAAGACAAGATGTTGGGAGTACTGTGTCTCAACGGAGCTTGGATGGTATGGATTCTTTGAAAAGGGATTCTAGATCTCTACATCCTTCTGTGGCAGCTACTTCTAGCTCTTCTAAGGTTTCTGGTTCCCACAAAGCCAAAGTCAATGTCCATGACACTAAGGGATCTCCAGTAGAATCAGTTTCTTCATCACCTCTGAGAGTTCCAAAACCAGGTAAGCTTATGACAGTGCGAAGGAACTTAACTGAGAAAGATGACTCCACTGATACTGGTTTTTTTGCCCTAGGTGGTCAGAGAAGATGCTCAGATGGTGAAGATGATGGTGGGAGTGATCGATGTGTGACAGCAAAGAAGGATAAAATTCTTGATGTGGCTCATCATGGTTCCCTTGAATCCTCTGTGCTTGATTTTCAAGAAAAAGACTTGAGTCAtgtttctggtggtaaagctaaacAGCAGATCATGCCTTCCCCCAATGTTATAAACCACCACTCTGCAAATGGTGGTGCAGATTATTTAGGCCAAGACAGTCGATGTCCTGTTGAAACTACATCTTCAGATCGATGTTGCAAAGATAATAGACAACATGAATATCATTATCATGTGAATGGTTCCAATCCAAGGAAGTCTGGAAAGGGATCCTCATCAAGGTCCAAAGACAAGAATAGATGTTTAAATTCTGAACTTGACAATGGTAAAGTTATGGTTTCTGACTCGATTAATGTGCGAGCACCTTCTTATGAAGAGAAACCAACAGATGGTAAAGTTAAGATTGAAGAGAAGGTTGGGGTCAGATCTGATGAAAGTGAGAAGAGATATGTTGATAAAAAGGACCCCACTGGAGTATTGTCAAGTGAGAGTAGTAAAAAAGAGAGTCGGTCTAAATTTCAGGTACACAATGGTCCTGATAGTAAAGCACATGCTATTTCCAGCGATGATATGGCTTGTACGCCAAAGCAGATTCTGCCGCTTGATTGTGAGGCAGTCTCTGGGAGAGGGAAGTCACCATCATTACCTCCCTTCAGAGTTGCTCCAAATGACACAACGTCTCACTGCCCTCTACCAGTTTCTGGGACTCAGAAAGGAAATGGAGCAAAGATTTCAGTTTTTAATGCCTCTGACAGTGATAATGCATTGAAGACGCAGAAACAAATCAGAAATGTTGATCAAACAAATGGGACTTGTAACCACAGTTCAAGGGATCCCCTGTCAAATGAGCACAGGGGCAGGGATCTTGATGCCCCAAGTCCAGTTAAAAGGGATTCCTCCAGTCAGGCTGCTACAAATGCACTGAAAGAAGCTAAAAATCTAAAACACCTGGCTGATCGTCTCAAG AGTTCTGGGTCGAATCTTGAGAGTACAAAGCTTTACTTTGAGGCAGCCCTTAAGTTTCTTCATGGAGCCTCCCTGTTGGAAACTTGCAGCAGTGAGAGTGCCAAAACTGGAGAGATGATTCAGTCGATTAAAGTGTACAGTAGCACTGCAAAACTCTGCGA GTTTTGTGCCCATGAATATGAGAAGTCCAAAGACATGGCTGCTGCTGCCCTGGCCTACAAATGCATGGAGGTGGCATACATGAGGGTAATTTATTCTTCACATGCCGATGCAAATAATGATCAACATGAATTGCAGAAAGCCCTACACATGTTTCCTCCAG CAACAGTGGACAAGGGTTTCTCAGCCAAAGATGCTCCTCAAGTGACAGGAAGCCATGTCATTGCTGCGCGAAACCGTCCCACTTTTTTGCGGTTGCTTAATTTT GCTCAGGATGTAAATTTTGCAATGGAAGCCTCGAGAAAATCACGGATTGCTTTTGTGGCAGCTAACGTAAGCTTAGGAGAAACCCAACATAGAGAGGGTCTATCATCCATTAAAAAAGCTCTTGATTTTTATTTCCAAGATATAGAAGGATTACTACGTCTGGTACGGCTTGCAATTGAAGCTATAAGCCGCTAA
- the LOC110660915 gene encoding cysteine-tryptophan domain-containing zinc finger protein 7 isoform X4: protein MISLGRRDARKELGLGFGVGREMEDTELEEGEACSDHNNNDDVYEASMDPDIALSYIDEKLQDVLGHFQKDFEGGVSAENLGAKFGGYGSFLPAYQRSPVWSYPRTPPKVQHYNSPRSPNNSQLEGVHRGSVSSSTVPQSVRLEPASSSATSLTASKASSSIIVSVIQEAGLSATNIAKEHALRHESVNRKSVNLPDRKMFKVRIKVGSDNLSTQKNAAIYSGLGLDVSPSSSLDDSPSGSEGMSHGPQDSPFKSPAHILRIMTSFPVHGGLLLSPLPGDLIHLIEKEKLHKGSGSLHSHTVDIESSGIIVNGSDSLKGDGKILGEKKIRSERNEISSESKNENNKDSWSGIVVLPKVMDLDTLAFEELVSNTLKLPLVSSSSSVSDSAKGLVRASNTSREAYKGVMRDKGFSDLTKEEPLGLLYTHEDALVENPKATSAGKIWDDKKASSLDSGGVYPRKDGNRIGEKPYDSVKSDSNISKGLKAVSSELTDTPKQKADQKVTSHEKEGTKFPSGKERSFSEGKKKLKDSLTGGSSLVVKNKKSSYADDCPKGELEDSKSQKNTTKPGDRYRDFFGDIELDQEEKQMSPLEMSYEDRLKASDIGEKGTHFSNNALKERSSDKKIDKLSTFEVHPKTALRVAPCSGNGTISDFGPAATEDNWVCCDKCQKWRLLPLGKNPNDLPEKWLCSMLNWLNGMNRCSFSEEETTNAVLALNQIPAPVSQNNLLINPGGVTSKFASVDSQFDQNHLDIGLHAIPSGGKKKAFRDGSTPLPNSIKKSVQSSLTNGSLNGVNQPMVSETDFLKLSKSSDLAAEKYKHKQKEKHRVDNCSNGGDPRQSKMKGKRDPEQDLFRASKKIRTESLQEDWVSDPVNIEKVGPSSSNGLPKNTGRSSSKDQVQVPARKPKEDVPISMDDVPMDMGNQIDIEVGKKRKVKGSHDAQANPCELSNMGHSLQKSRILAKEEFSENEYRKEKKARISRSDEKEASASKGSSKSNKKGSCRKNKQLRQDVGSTVSQRSLDGMDSLKRDSRSLHPSVAATSSSSKVSGSHKAKVNVHDTKGSPVESVSSSPLRVPKPGKLMTVRRNLTEKDDSTDTGFFALGGQRRCSDGEDDGGSDRCVTAKKDKILDVAHHGSLESSVLDFQEKDLSHVSGGKAKQQIMPSPNVINHHSANGGADYLGQDSRCPVETTSSDRCCKDNRQHEYHYHVNGSNPRKSGKGSSSRSKDKNRCLNSELDNGKVMVSDSINVRAPSYEEKPTDGKVKIEEKVGVRSDESEKRYVDKKDPTGVLSSESSKKESRSKFQVHNGPDSKAHAISSDDMACTPKQILPLDCEAVSGRGKSPSLPPFRVAPNDTTSHCPLPVSGTQKGNGAKISVFNASDSDNALKTQKQIRNVDQTNGTCNHSSRDPLSNEHRGRDLDAPSPVKRDSSSQAATNALKEAKNLKHLADRLKSSGSNLESTKLYFEAALKFLHGASLLETCSSESAKTGEMIQSIKVYSSTAKLCEFCAHEYEKSKDMAAAALAYKCMEVAYMRVIYSSHADANNDQHELQKALHMFPPGESPSSSASDVDNLHHPATVDKGFSAKDAPQVTGSHVIAARNRPTFLRLLNFW from the exons atgatttctttggggAGGAGAGATGCGAGAAaggagctagggttagggtttggcgtTGGGAGAGAGATGGAGGACACTGAGCTTGAAGAAGGGGAGGCTTGCTCGGACCATAACAACAACGATGATGTTTATGAAGCAAGCATGGACCCAGATATTGCTCTCTCTTACATA GATGAGAAACTTCAGGATGTCTTGGGACACTTTCAGAAAGATTTTGAAGGTGGAGTTTCAGCAGAGAATTTGG GGGCCAAGTTTGGTGGTTATGGTTCATTTTTACCTGCCTATCAGCGTTCTCCTGTTTGGTCTTATCCAAGGACTCCACCAAAAGTTCAGCACTACAACTCTCCTAGAtctccaaacaattcacaactgGAG GGTGTCCATCGTGGCTCAGTTTCTTCATCAACTGTGCCCCAGTCAGTAAGACTTGAACCTGCTTCTTCCAGTGCGACTTCACTGACTGCATCAAAAGCATCATCCTCCATTATTGTTTCAGTCATACAAGAAGCAGGCTTGTCGGCCACTAATATAGCTAAGGAACATGCTCTGAGACATGAATCAGTAAACCGGAAATCTGTTAATTTACCAGACCGAAAAATGTTCAAGGTTCGAATCAAGGTGGGTTCTGATAATTTGTCGACACAAAAAAATGCTGCAATCTACAGTGGTCTTGGCCTTGATGtgtcgccatcttcatcactggaCGACAGTCCCTCTGGAAGTGAAGGGATGTCTCATGGACCTCAAGATTCTCCATTTAAGTCTCCAGCTCATATTCTTCGG ATAATGACTTCATTTCCGGTTCATGGGGGTTTATTGCTATCTCCTCTACCTGGTGATTTAATTCACCTCATAGAAAAGGAAAAGCTTCATAAAGGCAGTGGATCGTTGCATTCCCATACGGTTGATATAGAAAGTTCTGGCATTATAGTTAATGGGTCTGATTCTTTGAAAGGTGATGGAAAAATATtgggagaaaagaaaataaggtcAGAGAGAAATGAAATATCATCAGAatcaaaaaatgaaaataataaggATTCTTGGAGTGGTATTGTTGTTTTGCCGAAGGTGATGGACCTTGACACTTTGGCCTTTGAGGAACTTGTTTCTAACACGCTAAAACTTCCTCTTGTCTCCAGTTCAAGTTCTGTTTCTGATTCAGCAAAAGGCTTGGTTAGGGCATCTAATACATCTAGGGAAGCATATAAGGGTGTAATGAGGGACAAAGGCTTTTCTGATCTAACAAAGGAGGAGCCATTAGGGCTGTTGTATACACATGAGGATGCCTTGGTTGAGAATCCCAAAGCTACATCAGCTGGAAAGATCTGGGATGACAAGAAAGCTAGTTCTCTTGACAGTGGTGGTGTCTACCCTAGGAAAGATGGCAATCGGATAGGAGAAAAACCTTATGACTCTGTCAAAAGTGACTCAAATATTTCAAAGGGTCTGAAAGCTGTAAGCTCTGAACTGACAGACACTCCCAAGCAGAAGGCTGATCAGAAAGTCACATCCCATGAAAAGGAAGGTACCAAGTTTCCTTCAGGCAAGGAGCGTTCATTTTCTGAGGGGAAAAAGAAACTAAAAGATAGCTTGACAGGTGGCTCTTCTTTGGTAGTAAAAAATAAGAAGAGCAGTTATGCAGATGACTGTCCTAAAGGGGAGTTAGAAGACtcaaaatctcaaaagaataCTACAAAACCTGGGGATAGGTATAGAGATTTTTTTGGGGATATTGAACTAGATCAAGAAGAGAAACAAATGAGTCCGTTGGAAATGAGTTATGAAGATAGACTGAAGGCCTCTGACATCGGTGAAAAAGGCACGCATTTCTCTAATAATGCATTAAAGGAGAGATCAAGTGATAAGAAAATTGATAAGCTGTCAACATTTGAAGTTCATCCTAAAACAGCTTTGAGAGTTGCTCCCTGCTCTGGAAATGGGACTATATCTGATTTTGGTCCTGCTGCAACAGAAGACAATTGGGTCTGTTGTGACAAGTGTCAGAAATGGCGGCTTCTTCCACTTGGTAAAAATCCTAATGACCTACCAGAGAAGTGGCTGTGTAGCATGCTTAATTGGCT GAATGGTATGAACCGGTGTAGTTTTAGTGAGGAAGAAACAACAAATGCTGTTTTGGCATTGAACCAAATCCCTGCTCCAGTGAGTCAAAATAATCTGCTGATCAATCCAGGTGGGGTTACATCCAAATTTGCCTCAGTTGATAGTCAGTTTGATCAGAACCACCTAGACATTGGTTTGCATGCCATTCCCAGTGGTGGAAAGAAGAAAGCTTTTAGGGATGGTTCTACTCCATTGCCAAACTCTATAAAGAAGAGTGTACAGTCATCACTGACAAATGGAAGCTTAAATGGTGTGAACCAACCTATGGTAAGTGAAACTGATTTTCTGAAACTAAGCAAGTCTAGTGACTTGGCTGCGGAGAAGTACAAACATAAGCAGAAAGAGAAGCATAGAGTAGACAACTGTTCCAATGGAG GTGATCCTAGGCAATCAAAGATGAAAGGCAAAAGGGACCCTGAGCAAGATTTATTCAGGGCCTCCAAGAAAATCAGGACTGAAAGTTTGCAAGAAGATTGGGTGTCTGATCCTGTAAACATTGAAAAGGTAGGTCCTAGTTCAAGTAATGGTCTGCCTAAAAACACTGGTCGCTCTTCTTCTAAGGATCAGGTACAAGTTCCTGCTAGAAAACCAAAGGAGGATGTTCCAATTTCCATGGATGATGTACCTATGGATATGGGAAATCAGATTGATATAGAAGTTGGAAAAAAGAGGAAGGTAAAGGGAAGTCATGATGCTCAAGCCAATCCATGTGAGCTCTCAAATATGGGGCATAGTCTCCAGAAAAGCAGGATCCTGGCCAAGGAGGAGTTCAGTGAGAATGAGTACAGGAAAGAGAAGAAAGCCAGGATATCCAGGTCTGATGAAAAGGAGGCCAGTGCAAGTAAAGGCAGTAGTAAATCAAACAAAAAAGGTAGTTGTAGAAAGAACAAGCAACTAAGACAAGATGTTGGGAGTACTGTGTCTCAACGGAGCTTGGATGGTATGGATTCTTTGAAAAGGGATTCTAGATCTCTACATCCTTCTGTGGCAGCTACTTCTAGCTCTTCTAAGGTTTCTGGTTCCCACAAAGCCAAAGTCAATGTCCATGACACTAAGGGATCTCCAGTAGAATCAGTTTCTTCATCACCTCTGAGAGTTCCAAAACCAGGTAAGCTTATGACAGTGCGAAGGAACTTAACTGAGAAAGATGACTCCACTGATACTGGTTTTTTTGCCCTAGGTGGTCAGAGAAGATGCTCAGATGGTGAAGATGATGGTGGGAGTGATCGATGTGTGACAGCAAAGAAGGATAAAATTCTTGATGTGGCTCATCATGGTTCCCTTGAATCCTCTGTGCTTGATTTTCAAGAAAAAGACTTGAGTCAtgtttctggtggtaaagctaaacAGCAGATCATGCCTTCCCCCAATGTTATAAACCACCACTCTGCAAATGGTGGTGCAGATTATTTAGGCCAAGACAGTCGATGTCCTGTTGAAACTACATCTTCAGATCGATGTTGCAAAGATAATAGACAACATGAATATCATTATCATGTGAATGGTTCCAATCCAAGGAAGTCTGGAAAGGGATCCTCATCAAGGTCCAAAGACAAGAATAGATGTTTAAATTCTGAACTTGACAATGGTAAAGTTATGGTTTCTGACTCGATTAATGTGCGAGCACCTTCTTATGAAGAGAAACCAACAGATGGTAAAGTTAAGATTGAAGAGAAGGTTGGGGTCAGATCTGATGAAAGTGAGAAGAGATATGTTGATAAAAAGGACCCCACTGGAGTATTGTCAAGTGAGAGTAGTAAAAAAGAGAGTCGGTCTAAATTTCAGGTACACAATGGTCCTGATAGTAAAGCACATGCTATTTCCAGCGATGATATGGCTTGTACGCCAAAGCAGATTCTGCCGCTTGATTGTGAGGCAGTCTCTGGGAGAGGGAAGTCACCATCATTACCTCCCTTCAGAGTTGCTCCAAATGACACAACGTCTCACTGCCCTCTACCAGTTTCTGGGACTCAGAAAGGAAATGGAGCAAAGATTTCAGTTTTTAATGCCTCTGACAGTGATAATGCATTGAAGACGCAGAAACAAATCAGAAATGTTGATCAAACAAATGGGACTTGTAACCACAGTTCAAGGGATCCCCTGTCAAATGAGCACAGGGGCAGGGATCTTGATGCCCCAAGTCCAGTTAAAAGGGATTCCTCCAGTCAGGCTGCTACAAATGCACTGAAAGAAGCTAAAAATCTAAAACACCTGGCTGATCGTCTCAAG AGTTCTGGGTCGAATCTTGAGAGTACAAAGCTTTACTTTGAGGCAGCCCTTAAGTTTCTTCATGGAGCCTCCCTGTTGGAAACTTGCAGCAGTGAGAGTGCCAAAACTGGAGAGATGATTCAGTCGATTAAAGTGTACAGTAGCACTGCAAAACTCTGCGA GTTTTGTGCCCATGAATATGAGAAGTCCAAAGACATGGCTGCTGCTGCCCTGGCCTACAAATGCATGGAGGTGGCATACATGAGGGTAATTTATTCTTCACATGCCGATGCAAATAATGATCAACATGAATTGCAGAAAGCCCTACACATGTTTCCTCCAG GTGAGTCTCCTTCTTCTTCTGCATCTGATGTTGATAACTTGCATCACCCAGCAACAGTGGACAAGGGTTTCTCAGCCAAAGATGCTCCTCAAGTGACAGGAAGCCATGTCATTGCTGCGCGAAACCGTCCCACTTTTTTGCGGTTGCTTAATTTT TGGTAA